A section of the Citrobacter farmeri genome encodes:
- the ybjG gene encoding undecaprenyl-diphosphate phosphatase: MLENINYSLFYLINATPDSASWMISLAIFIAKDLINIVPLLAVILWLWGPREQVCAQRQMIVKMAMALVVSLLVSWVMGHLFPHDRPFADRIGYNYLQHAADDSFPSDHGTVIFTFALAFLFWHRLWSGVLLMLLAVAIAWSRVYLGVHWPLDMLGGLLAGMIGCLSAQIFWLKFGQTLYRGLQYSYRICFALPIRKGWVRD; encoded by the coding sequence ATGCTGGAAAATATTAACTATTCGCTGTTCTACTTAATCAATGCCACGCCGGACTCGGCATCGTGGATGATTTCCCTTGCCATTTTTATCGCTAAAGATCTGATCAATATCGTCCCGCTGTTAGCCGTTATCCTCTGGCTGTGGGGACCGCGCGAACAGGTTTGCGCGCAGCGGCAGATGATCGTCAAAATGGCGATGGCGCTGGTCGTCAGCCTGCTGGTATCCTGGGTAATGGGACACCTGTTCCCGCACGATCGTCCGTTTGCCGATCGCATTGGCTACAATTATCTCCAGCATGCGGCAGATGACTCGTTTCCCAGCGATCACGGAACCGTGATATTTACCTTCGCGCTGGCGTTTTTGTTCTGGCACCGTCTCTGGTCCGGTGTCCTGCTGATGCTGCTGGCCGTGGCCATCGCCTGGTCCCGGGTTTATCTTGGCGTGCACTGGCCGCTCGACATGCTTGGCGGCCTGCTGGCAGGGATGATCGGCTGCCTGAGCGCACAGATTTTCTGGCTAAAATTTGGCCAGACTCTCTATCGTGGTCTGCAATATAGTTACCGTATCTGTTTCGCCCTGCCGATCCGTAAAGGCTGGGTGCGTGACTAG
- the deoR gene encoding DNA-binding transcriptional repressor DeoR, with translation METRREERIGQLLQALKRSDKLHLKEAATLLGVSEMTIRRDLNNNSAPVVLLGGYIVLEPRSASHYLLSDQKSRLVEEKRRAAQLAASLVQPHQTLFFDCGTTTPWIIEAIDNEIPFTAVCYSLNTFMALQEKPLCRAILSGGEFHASNAIFKPLDARETLNTICPDIAFYSAAGIHISKGATCFNLEELPVKHWAMSMAQYHVLVVDHSKFGKVRPARMGDLKHFDTVISDCCPDDEFVSFAKAQQITLMY, from the coding sequence ATGGAAACACGTCGCGAAGAGCGTATTGGTCAATTGCTGCAGGCACTGAAACGCAGCGATAAACTCCATCTTAAGGAAGCCGCGACCCTGCTGGGCGTCTCTGAAATGACCATTCGTCGCGACCTGAATAACAACAGCGCGCCGGTGGTGTTATTAGGTGGCTATATTGTGCTGGAACCCCGCAGCGCCAGCCACTATCTGCTCAGCGATCAAAAATCCCGTCTGGTGGAAGAAAAGCGTCGCGCGGCGCAACTGGCAGCAAGTCTGGTGCAGCCGCATCAAACGCTGTTTTTTGACTGCGGCACCACCACGCCATGGATCATCGAAGCGATCGATAATGAAATCCCGTTTACCGCCGTCTGCTATTCCCTGAATACGTTTATGGCGTTGCAGGAAAAACCGCTGTGTCGGGCGATCCTCTCTGGTGGCGAATTCCACGCCAGTAATGCGATTTTCAAACCGCTTGATGCCCGGGAAACGTTAAACACTATCTGTCCGGATATCGCCTTCTACTCGGCGGCAGGCATTCACATCAGTAAAGGGGCGACCTGTTTTAATCTGGAAGAGTTGCCCGTGAAACACTGGGCGATGTCGATGGCCCAGTACCACGTGCTGGTGGTCGATCACAGCAAATTTGGTAAGGTTCGTCCGGCCCGGATGGGAGATTTAAAGCACTTTGACACGGTGATCAGCGACTGTTGCCCGGACGATGAATTTGTCAGCTTCGCCAAAGCACAGCAGATAACGCTAATGTACTAA
- the dacC gene encoding serine-type D-Ala-D-Ala carboxypeptidase produces the protein MTQYVSSLRNFAAGSALLFLFAPTVMAAEQTIDAPSVDARAWILMDYSSGKVLAEGNADEKLDPASLTKIMTSYVVGQALKAGKIKLTDMVTVGKDAWATGNPALRGSSVMFLKPGDQVAVSDLNKGVIIQSGNDACIALADYVAGSQESFIGLMNGYAKKLGLTNTTFQTVHGLDAPGQFSTARDMALLGKALIHDVPEEYAIHKEKEFTFNKIRQPNRNRLLWSSNLNVDGMKTGTTAGAGYNLVASATQGDMRLISVVLGTKTDRIRFNESEKLLTWGFRFFETVTPIKPDATFVTQRVWFGDKSEVNLGAGEAGSVTIPRGQLKNLKASFTLTEPQLTAPLKKGQVVGTIDFQLNGKSIEQRPLIVMEAVEEGGFFGRMWDFVLMKFHQWFGGWFS, from the coding sequence ATGACGCAATACGTTTCTTCCCTTCGTAATTTTGCAGCGGGTTCAGCACTTTTATTTCTCTTCGCGCCAACAGTGATGGCGGCGGAGCAGACAATTGACGCGCCGAGCGTCGATGCGCGCGCGTGGATTTTAATGGATTACTCCAGCGGTAAGGTGCTGGCAGAAGGCAATGCCGATGAGAAACTGGATCCCGCCAGTCTGACGAAAATCATGACCAGCTATGTGGTGGGACAGGCGCTAAAAGCGGGGAAAATTAAACTAACCGACATGGTGACGGTAGGCAAAGACGCCTGGGCGACCGGCAACCCGGCGCTTCGCGGCTCCTCAGTCATGTTCCTGAAACCTGGCGATCAGGTGGCGGTTTCCGATCTCAACAAAGGGGTGATCATTCAGTCCGGCAACGATGCCTGTATCGCGCTTGCAGACTATGTCGCGGGCAGCCAGGAGTCATTTATCGGTTTGATGAACGGCTATGCGAAAAAGCTTGGGCTGACGAACACGACCTTCCAGACGGTACATGGTCTGGACGCGCCGGGTCAGTTCAGCACCGCGCGTGATATGGCGCTGCTGGGTAAAGCACTGATCCACGATGTGCCGGAAGAGTATGCGATCCATAAAGAGAAAGAGTTCACCTTCAACAAGATTCGCCAACCCAACCGTAACCGTCTGCTCTGGAGCTCCAACCTGAACGTTGACGGTATGAAAACGGGCACCACGGCGGGAGCCGGATACAATCTGGTCGCGTCAGCCACCCAGGGAGATATGCGGCTGATTTCGGTGGTGTTAGGCACCAAAACCGACCGTATCCGTTTTAATGAATCGGAAAAACTGTTGACCTGGGGTTTCCGCTTCTTCGAAACCGTGACGCCAATCAAACCAGATGCCACCTTTGTGACCCAGCGCGTCTGGTTTGGTGACAAGAGTGAGGTGAATCTGGGGGCGGGTGAAGCCGGTTCCGTGACCATTCCGCGTGGTCAACTGAAAAACCTGAAAGCCAGCTTTACGCTAACTGAACCGCAGCTCACCGCGCCGCTGAAAAAAGGCCAGGTGGTCGGGACGATTGACTTCCAGTTGAATGGCAAGTCGATTGAGCAGCGTCCGCTGATCGTAATGGAAGCGGTTGAAGAAGGTGGGTTCTTTGGGCGGATGTGGGATTTCGTATTGATGAAATTCCATCAGTGGTTTGGTGGCTGGTTCTCTTAA
- a CDS encoding glutathione S-transferase family protein, with product MITLWGRNNSTNVKKVLWTLEELELPFNHILAGGQFGLNHDADYLAMNPNGLVPLLRDDESDLLLWESNTIVRYLAAQYGQKRLWVEDPARRAEGEKWMDWANQTLSPAHRVVLFGLVRTPPEQRDSAAIDAGAKRCDELFAILDAALANQPWFSGNEFGTGDIAIAPFVYNLFNVGLTWTPRQHLERWYQQLSERPAFRKTVMIPVS from the coding sequence ATGATTACGCTGTGGGGCAGGAATAACTCAACCAACGTCAAGAAAGTGTTGTGGACGCTCGAAGAACTGGAATTGCCGTTTAACCATATCCTGGCGGGAGGACAGTTTGGCCTGAACCACGATGCAGATTATCTGGCGATGAACCCGAACGGTCTGGTGCCTTTGCTGCGTGATGATGAAAGCGATCTTTTGTTGTGGGAATCCAACACCATCGTACGTTACCTGGCTGCGCAATATGGGCAAAAACGTCTTTGGGTAGAGGATCCGGCACGCCGGGCGGAAGGCGAAAAATGGATGGACTGGGCCAACCAGACCTTAAGCCCTGCACACCGCGTCGTGCTTTTCGGTTTAGTGAGAACACCGCCGGAACAGCGCGATAGCGCCGCCATCGATGCGGGGGCGAAGCGTTGTGACGAGTTGTTTGCGATCCTCGATGCTGCCCTGGCCAACCAGCCCTGGTTTTCAGGTAACGAGTTTGGCACCGGTGATATCGCCATCGCCCCGTTTGTCTACAACCTGTTCAACGTGGGCCTGACGTGGACGCCGCGTCAGCATCTTGAACGCTGGTACCAGCAGCTCAGCGAGCGCCCGGCGTTTCGTAAAACGGTCATGATTCCCGTTAGCTAA
- a CDS encoding cellulase family glycosylhydrolase, which translates to MPQQWSTARAQSWYKEHGWACGFNYLPRTAVNWSEMWQADTFDLPVIEQELAWAESYGYNALRTNLPFIVWQHDREGLLTRIDTFLEIAARHHIQVMLTLMDDCGFSGDEPWFGPQKPPAPGVHNSQAAASPGRAIVMDPDQWPQVEAYVRDILTHFSSDTRIAIWDLYNEPGNRGIFLSPQEYAEADVALEEYALQMVRAVFRWARSVGPSQPLTVCAWHVDHERWGTLKHPIDVAALELSDIISYHAYVPAAMQSDILHALSQFNRPVLCTEWLSRHTHCVFSEQLPLFSAFDTGCYHWGLVQGKTQTWLPWPGVNKSHPDPQSLWFHDVLKPDGTPCCSDEMRLVKQLTDYRQRQRNGFAD; encoded by the coding sequence ATGCCACAACAATGGAGTACCGCCCGGGCGCAGTCCTGGTATAAGGAACATGGATGGGCGTGTGGGTTCAATTATCTGCCACGAACTGCCGTTAACTGGAGCGAAATGTGGCAGGCCGACACCTTCGATTTACCGGTCATCGAGCAGGAACTCGCCTGGGCGGAAAGCTACGGCTATAACGCCTTGCGGACCAACCTGCCGTTTATCGTCTGGCAGCACGACAGGGAGGGGCTACTGACGCGGATTGATACGTTTCTGGAGATCGCCGCGCGTCATCATATTCAGGTGATGCTGACGCTGATGGACGACTGCGGCTTTTCCGGTGATGAACCGTGGTTCGGTCCACAAAAGCCGCCTGCACCGGGAGTGCATAACAGTCAGGCCGCTGCCAGCCCAGGCAGAGCCATCGTGATGGATCCTGACCAGTGGCCGCAGGTCGAAGCGTACGTTCGCGATATCCTCACGCATTTTTCCAGCGACACGCGCATTGCGATCTGGGATTTATACAATGAACCGGGCAACCGGGGGATTTTCCTCTCCCCGCAAGAATATGCCGAAGCGGATGTAGCGCTGGAAGAGTATGCCTTACAGATGGTGCGCGCCGTTTTTCGCTGGGCGCGAAGCGTGGGTCCATCGCAACCGTTAACCGTCTGCGCATGGCATGTGGATCATGAGCGCTGGGGGACGCTTAAGCACCCGATCGACGTTGCTGCGCTGGAGCTCTCGGATATCATCAGCTATCACGCCTACGTTCCAGCCGCTATGCAATCGGATATTTTGCACGCACTTTCTCAGTTTAACCGCCCGGTACTGTGTACTGAGTGGCTTTCACGTCATACCCACTGCGTGTTCAGCGAACAACTTCCCCTTTTTAGCGCTTTTGATACGGGTTGCTATCACTGGGGACTGGTGCAGGGCAAAACTCAGACCTGGCTCCCCTGGCCCGGTGTCAATAAATCCCATCCGGATCCGCAATCACTGTGGTTTCACGATGTACTGAAACCGGATGGCACGCCCTGCTGCAGCGACGAAATGCGTCTGGTAAAACAGCTTACGGATTATCGGCAACGGCAGCGGAACGGTTTTGCGGACTGA
- a CDS encoding PQQ-dependent sugar dehydrogenase, with amino-acid sequence MIPGFTQAETPAVNVEVLQTKLDHPWALAFLPGDNGMLLTLKGGQLRHWQAGKGLSDPIPGVPKVWASGQGGLLDVALAPDFSQSRRVWLSFAQADTQGNAGTAVGYGRLSDDLARLENFRIVFRQMPKLSTGNHFGGRLVFDGKGHLFIGLGENNQRSTAQDLDKLQGKVVRLTDQGEIPQDNPFVNQPGARAEIWSYGIRNPQGMAMNPWSDVLWLNEHGPRGGDEINIPEKGKNYGWPLATWGINYSGFKIPEAQGEKVAGTEQPIFYWQKSPAVSGMAFYNNGTFPQWQKKLFIGALKDQSVIVMSVDGNKVTEDGRILAERKQRIRDVRVGPDGYLYVLTDESDGELLKVSPQNRSAAVADNP; translated from the coding sequence ATGATTCCCGGGTTTACACAGGCCGAAACGCCTGCGGTTAATGTCGAGGTTCTGCAAACCAAACTTGACCATCCGTGGGCGCTGGCTTTTCTGCCAGGCGACAACGGTATGCTGCTAACCCTGAAGGGCGGACAGTTGCGCCACTGGCAGGCAGGGAAAGGGCTTTCCGATCCGATCCCTGGCGTACCTAAGGTCTGGGCGAGCGGGCAGGGCGGCCTTCTGGACGTAGCGTTGGCTCCAGATTTTAGCCAGTCGCGGCGCGTCTGGCTCAGTTTCGCGCAGGCCGATACGCAGGGCAATGCAGGAACCGCGGTGGGCTATGGTCGACTCAGCGACGATCTCGCACGGCTGGAAAACTTCCGGATCGTCTTCCGTCAGATGCCAAAACTGTCAACCGGCAATCATTTTGGTGGGCGGCTGGTTTTTGACGGTAAGGGACATCTGTTCATTGGACTGGGAGAAAACAACCAGCGGTCGACCGCGCAGGATCTCGATAAATTGCAGGGGAAAGTGGTGCGTCTGACCGATCAAGGGGAAATCCCGCAGGACAATCCGTTTGTCAATCAACCGGGGGCGCGTGCAGAAATCTGGTCTTATGGGATCCGCAATCCGCAGGGGATGGCGATGAACCCGTGGAGCGATGTGCTGTGGCTGAACGAACACGGGCCGCGCGGCGGTGATGAGATCAATATCCCCGAAAAAGGGAAAAACTATGGCTGGCCGCTGGCGACCTGGGGGATCAACTACAGCGGGTTTAAGATCCCGGAAGCGCAGGGTGAAAAGGTCGCAGGTACCGAACAGCCCATTTTCTACTGGCAGAAATCACCTGCCGTCAGCGGGATGGCATTTTATAACAATGGGACATTCCCCCAGTGGCAGAAGAAACTGTTTATTGGCGCATTGAAAGACCAGAGTGTGATTGTGATGAGCGTTGACGGCAATAAGGTGACTGAAGACGGACGTATTCTGGCTGAGCGGAAACAGCGGATCCGCGATGTGCGCGTCGGACCTGACGGTTATCTGTACGTGTTAACCGACGAGTCCGACGGCGAGTTACTTAAAGTCAGTCCGCAAAACCGTTCCGCTGCCGTTGCCGATAATCCGTAA
- the bssR gene encoding biofilm formation regulator BssR, with the protein MFVDRLRTDLLNKLINARIDLAAYLQLRMAKGYMSVSENDHLRENFFELNRELHDKSLRLNLHLDQEEWDALHHAEGALAAAAVCLMSGHHDCPTFIAVNAEKLNTCLTTLTLSIQSLQAHSTFEKA; encoded by the coding sequence ATGTTCGTTGACAGACTGAGAACCGATCTGCTGAATAAGCTCATCAACGCCAGGATCGACCTCGCTGCGTATCTGCAGCTAAGGATGGCGAAAGGATACATGTCAGTCAGCGAGAATGATCATCTACGTGAGAACTTTTTCGAACTGAACCGCGAGCTGCACGATAAATCGCTGCGCTTGAATCTGCATCTCGATCAAGAAGAATGGGATGCATTGCACCATGCCGAAGGTGCACTCGCCGCTGCGGCGGTGTGCCTGATGAGCGGACACCACGACTGTCCGACTTTTATTGCCGTCAATGCAGAAAAACTCAATACCTGCCTGACAACCTTAACGCTGAGCATTCAGAGTCTGCAGGCGCATTCAACGTTTGAAAAAGCCTGA
- the rimO gene encoding 30S ribosomal protein S12 methylthiotransferase RimO: MSKVTHQPKIGFVSLGCPKNLVDSERILTELRTEGYDVVPSYDDADMVIVNTCGFIDSAVQESLEAIGEALNENGKVIVTGCLGAKEDQIREVHPKVLEITGPHSYEQVLEHVHHYVPKPKHNPFLSLVPEQGVKLTPRHYAYLKISEGCNHRCTFCIIPSMRGDLVSRPIGDVLSEAKRLVDAGVKEILVISQDTSAYGVDVKHRTGFYNGEPVKTSMVSLCEQLSKLGIWTRLHYVYPYPHVDDVIPLMAEGKILPYLDIPLQHASPRILKLMKRPGSVDRQLARIKQWRDICPELTLRSTFIVGFPGETEDDFQMLLDFLKEARLDRVGCFKYSPVDGAGANELPDQVPEEVKEDRWNRFMQLQQQISAERLQEKVGREILVIVDEVDEEGAIGRSMADAPEIDGAVYLNGETNVKPGDVIRVKVENADEYDLWGTRV, encoded by the coding sequence ATGAGCAAAGTAACCCACCAGCCGAAAATCGGCTTCGTTTCCCTTGGCTGTCCGAAAAACCTCGTCGATTCGGAACGTATCCTGACTGAACTGCGTACCGAAGGCTACGATGTTGTCCCGAGCTACGACGATGCCGATATGGTGATCGTCAACACCTGCGGTTTTATCGACAGCGCAGTGCAGGAATCACTGGAGGCCATTGGCGAAGCGCTGAACGAAAACGGTAAAGTGATCGTAACCGGCTGTCTGGGCGCGAAAGAAGATCAGATCCGTGAAGTCCATCCGAAAGTGCTGGAAATCACCGGTCCGCATAGCTATGAACAGGTTCTGGAACACGTCCACCACTACGTGCCGAAACCAAAGCACAATCCGTTCCTGAGCCTGGTGCCTGAACAGGGCGTGAAGCTGACTCCACGCCATTATGCCTACCTGAAAATTTCTGAAGGCTGCAACCATCGCTGCACCTTCTGCATCATTCCATCAATGCGTGGCGATCTGGTCAGCCGTCCAATTGGTGATGTGCTGAGCGAAGCAAAGCGGCTGGTCGATGCGGGTGTCAAGGAGATCCTCGTGATTTCGCAGGATACCTCAGCCTACGGCGTGGACGTGAAGCACCGCACCGGGTTCTATAACGGTGAGCCGGTGAAAACCAGTATGGTCAGCCTGTGCGAACAGTTGTCAAAACTGGGCATCTGGACGCGTCTGCACTACGTCTATCCGTATCCGCATGTCGACGACGTTATCCCGCTGATGGCAGAAGGCAAGATCCTGCCGTACCTGGATATCCCACTTCAGCACGCCAGCCCGCGCATTCTCAAACTGATGAAGCGCCCCGGTTCGGTAGACCGCCAACTGGCGCGCATCAAACAATGGCGCGACATCTGTCCGGAACTGACCCTGCGCTCGACGTTTATTGTCGGTTTCCCGGGGGAAACGGAAGACGATTTCCAGATGCTGCTCGACTTCCTGAAAGAAGCGCGTCTCGACCGCGTAGGCTGCTTTAAATACAGCCCGGTAGACGGGGCGGGTGCCAATGAACTGCCCGATCAGGTGCCGGAAGAGGTTAAAGAAGATCGCTGGAACCGCTTTATGCAACTGCAGCAGCAAATCTCTGCTGAACGACTGCAGGAGAAAGTGGGTCGCGAAATTCTGGTGATTGTCGATGAAGTTGATGAAGAAGGCGCGATTGGCCGCAGTATGGCCGACGCACCGGAAATCGACGGCGCGGTCTATCTGAATGGTGAAACCAACGTGAAACCGGGCGACGTGATCCGCGTGAAGGTGGAAAACGCCGACGAGTACGATCTGTGGGGCACGCGGGTTTAA
- the gsiD gene encoding glutathione ABC transporter permease GsiD has protein sequence MRLLNWRRQAILNAMPRVKPERVRTPWHEFWRRFRRQHVALIAGLFVLLLILVAIFARWLTPFDAENYFDYDRLNDGPSMMHWFGVDSLGRDIFSRVLVGAQISLAAGVFAVLIGAAIGTVLGLLAGYYEGWWDRIIMRICDVLFAFPGILLAIAVVAVLGSGIANVIIAVAIFSIPAFARLVRGNTLVLKQQTFIESARSIGASDATIIFSHILPGTVSSIVVFFTMRIGTSIISAASLSFLGLGAQPPTPEWGAMLNEARADMVIAPHVALFPAVAIFLSVLAFNLLGDGLRDALDPKIKG, from the coding sequence ATGCGATTACTTAACTGGCGCCGTCAGGCGATTTTAAATGCCATGCCGAGGGTGAAACCCGAACGGGTACGCACGCCGTGGCACGAGTTCTGGCGACGTTTTCGTCGTCAGCATGTGGCGCTGATTGCTGGCCTGTTTGTGCTGCTGCTGATCCTGGTGGCGATCTTCGCTCGTTGGCTGACGCCATTCGATGCAGAAAACTATTTCGATTACGACAGGCTGAATGACGGGCCGTCGATGATGCACTGGTTCGGCGTGGATTCGCTGGGCAGAGATATCTTCAGTCGCGTGCTGGTTGGCGCGCAAATCTCGCTGGCGGCAGGCGTTTTTGCGGTATTGATTGGCGCGGCCATTGGCACCGTACTGGGACTGTTGGCAGGCTACTATGAAGGCTGGTGGGACCGAATCATCATGCGCATCTGCGACGTGCTGTTCGCGTTTCCAGGGATCCTGCTGGCGATTGCCGTGGTGGCGGTGCTGGGTAGCGGCATTGCCAACGTGATTATCGCAGTGGCGATTTTCTCCATCCCGGCGTTCGCCCGTCTGGTACGCGGCAATACGCTGGTACTGAAGCAGCAGACGTTTATCGAATCGGCGCGCAGCATTGGTGCCAGCGATGCGACTATTATTTTCAGCCATATCCTGCCGGGAACCGTCTCGTCGATTGTGGTCTTTTTTACCATGCGTATTGGCACCTCGATAATCTCAGCGGCAAGCCTGTCATTTCTGGGGCTGGGCGCACAGCCGCCGACGCCGGAGTGGGGCGCGATGCTAAATGAGGCGCGGGCGGATATGGTGATTGCGCCGCACGTGGCGTTGTTCCCCGCGGTGGCGATATTCCTTTCGGTACTGGCGTTTAATCTGCTTGGTGATGGCCTGCGCGATGCGCTGGATCCAAAGATTAAAGGGTGA
- the gsiC gene encoding glutathione ABC transporter permease GsiC: MLNYILKRLLGLIPTLFIVAVLVFLFVHLLPGDPARLIAGPEADAQVIELVRQQLGLDRSLHVQFWHYMTNVLQGDFGLSMVSRRPVSEEIASRFMPTLWLTLTSMIWAVLFGMAAGIVAAVWRNRWPDRLSMTLAVTGISFPAFALGMLLMQVFSVELGWLPTVGADSWQHYILPSVTLGAAVASVMARFTRASFVDVLSEDYMRTARAKGVSETWVVLKHGLRNAMIPVVTMMGLQFGFLLGGSIVVEKVFNWPGLGRLLVDSVEMRDYPVIQAEVLLFSLEFILINLVVDVLYAAINPAIRYK, from the coding sequence ATGCTTAACTATATTCTCAAGCGCCTGCTGGGGTTGATTCCGACCCTGTTCATTGTTGCGGTGCTGGTGTTTTTATTTGTCCACCTGTTACCCGGTGACCCGGCGCGGCTGATTGCCGGGCCGGAAGCCGACGCGCAGGTGATCGAACTGGTTCGTCAGCAGCTCGGTCTCGACCGGTCGCTGCACGTCCAGTTCTGGCATTACATGACGAATGTGTTGCAGGGCGATTTTGGACTCTCGATGGTCTCTCGCCGGCCGGTCTCGGAGGAGATCGCCAGCCGCTTTATGCCTACGCTGTGGCTGACGTTGACCAGTATGATCTGGGCCGTTCTGTTCGGTATGGCGGCGGGGATTGTCGCAGCGGTATGGCGTAATCGCTGGCCGGATCGCCTCAGCATGACGCTGGCCGTTACCGGGATCTCCTTTCCGGCGTTCGCGCTGGGGATGCTGTTAATGCAGGTGTTCTCCGTGGAGTTAGGCTGGTTACCGACCGTCGGGGCTGATAGCTGGCAGCACTATATTCTGCCCTCTGTCACTCTTGGCGCGGCGGTAGCCTCGGTGATGGCGCGCTTTACCCGCGCCTCGTTTGTTGATGTGCTCAGCGAGGACTATATGCGCACCGCCCGGGCGAAAGGGGTGAGTGAAACGTGGGTGGTGCTCAAACATGGACTGCGCAATGCGATGATCCCGGTCGTCACCATGATGGGGTTACAGTTCGGCTTTTTGCTCGGCGGTTCTATCGTGGTCGAAAAGGTCTTCAACTGGCCTGGTCTCGGACGTCTGCTGGTAGACTCCGTAGAGATGCGTGATTATCCGGTGATTCAGGCGGAAGTTCTCCTGTTCTCACTGGAATTTATTCTTATCAACTTAGTGGTGGATGTGCTGTATGCCGCCATTAACCCGGCTATCAGGTACAAGTAG
- the gsiB gene encoding glutathione ABC transporter substrate-binding protein GsiB — MTKLLARHWLLALGATTALAASPAFAAKDVVVAVGSNFTTLDPYDANDTLSQQVAKSFYQGLFGLDKEMKLKNVLAESYTVSDDGLVYTLKLRQGVKFQDGTDFNAEAVKINLDRASDPANSLKRYNLYKNIAKTEAVDPATVKITLKQPFSAFINILAHPATAMISPAALAKYGKEIGFHPVGTGPYTLDTWNQTDFVKVKKFAGYWQSGLPKLDSITWRPVTDNNTRAAMLQTGEAQFAFPIPYEQAALLEKNKNLQLVASPSIMQRYISMNVTQKPFDNPKVREALNYAINRQALVKVAFAGYATPATGVVPPSIAYAQSYTAWPYDPAKARELLKEAGYPNGFSTTLWSSHNHSTAQKVLQFTQQQLAQVGVKVQVTAMDAGQRASEVEGKGQKESGVRMFYTGWSASTGEADWALSPLFASQNWPPTLFNTAFYSNPQVDTDLADALKTTDPQEKARLYKAAQDVVWKESPWIPLVVEKLVSAHSNKLTGFWIMPDTGFSFDDADLK; from the coding sequence ATGACAAAATTGCTCGCCCGACATTGGCTGTTGGCATTAGGCGCGACGACCGCGCTGGCAGCGTCCCCGGCGTTTGCCGCAAAAGATGTGGTAGTCGCGGTGGGGTCCAACTTCACCACGCTCGATCCGTATGATGCGAATGACACCTTATCCCAGCAGGTCGCGAAGTCGTTTTATCAGGGGCTGTTTGGCCTTGATAAAGAGATGAAGCTGAAGAACGTGCTGGCGGAGAGTTACACCGTCTCTGACGACGGTCTGGTGTATACCCTCAAACTGCGTCAGGGGGTAAAATTCCAGGACGGCACCGACTTTAACGCCGAGGCGGTGAAAATTAACCTCGACCGCGCCAGCGATCCTGCCAACAGCCTCAAGCGTTATAACCTGTATAAAAACATCGCCAAAACAGAGGCCGTCGATCCTGCGACGGTAAAAATCACTCTGAAGCAGCCGTTCTCCGCGTTTATCAATATCCTGGCGCACCCGGCGACAGCGATGATTTCACCGGCCGCACTGGCGAAATACGGGAAAGAGATTGGGTTCCACCCGGTTGGTACCGGTCCGTACACGCTGGATACCTGGAATCAAACCGATTTTGTGAAGGTGAAGAAATTTGCGGGCTACTGGCAGTCGGGCTTGCCGAAGCTGGACAGCATCACCTGGCGTCCGGTCACCGATAACAATACCCGTGCGGCGATGCTGCAAACCGGGGAAGCACAGTTTGCATTTCCTATCCCCTACGAGCAGGCGGCGTTGTTAGAGAAAAACAAAAATCTGCAGCTGGTCGCCAGTCCGTCGATCATGCAGCGTTACATCAGCATGAACGTGACGCAAAAGCCGTTCGACAATCCGAAAGTACGCGAGGCGTTAAACTACGCCATCAACCGTCAGGCGCTGGTGAAAGTGGCGTTCGCGGGATATGCGACCCCGGCGACCGGCGTGGTGCCGCCGTCGATTGCTTATGCGCAAAGCTACACGGCCTGGCCTTACGATCCGGCAAAGGCACGAGAACTGCTGAAAGAAGCGGGTTACCCAAACGGTTTTAGCACCACGCTGTGGTCATCGCACAATCACAGTACCGCCCAGAAAGTGTTGCAGTTTACCCAGCAGCAGCTGGCACAGGTGGGGGTTAAAGTGCAGGTGACGGCGATGGATGCCGGTCAGCGCGCGTCAGAAGTGGAGGGCAAAGGGCAGAAAGAGAGCGGCGTCAGAATGTTCTACACGGGGTGGTCGGCCTCGACCGGTGAAGCGGACTGGGCGCTGTCGCCGCTGTTTGCTTCGCAAAACTGGCCGCCAACGCTGTTTAACACCGCGTTCTACAGTAATCCGCAGGTGGATACCGATCTGGCCGACGCGCTGAAAACAACCGATCCGCAAGAGAAAGCGCGGCTGTACAAAGCGGCGCAGGATGTTGTCTGGAAAGAGTCGCCGTGGATCCCGCTGGTGGTGGAAAAACTGGTCTCGGCGCACAGTAACAAACTGACCGGTTTCTGGATCATGCCAGATACGGGGTTCAGCTTTGATGATGCAGATTTGAAATAA